The Desulfovibrio sp. UIB00 genome has a window encoding:
- a CDS encoding ABC transporter ATP-binding protein — protein sequence MSDMVFSLRNIGKTRPGDEGFRLRIEQLDVPRGSLLALVGPSGCGKSTALDMLACALSPDMTPEGFALPHKPTEAKQGNLPHPASAAASFAFSPQAGASTDILAAWRSGGTDALALLRLHHLGYVLQTGGLLPFLSARENIVLRCKSLGTLAKRQEAITTIVDRLGIGHLLGHYPATLSVGERQRVAIASALAHGPSVVLADEPTAALDPGHAANVLRLFGELARQLSITVVMVTHNLEQARQAGFVLAPVRVEQDKGGTASILHWTGRAA from the coding sequence ATGTCCGACATGGTTTTCAGCCTGCGCAATATTGGCAAAACCCGGCCCGGAGACGAAGGCTTTCGCCTGCGCATAGAGCAGCTTGACGTCCCGCGTGGCAGTCTGCTGGCTCTTGTTGGCCCCAGCGGTTGCGGCAAAAGCACCGCGCTGGATATGCTGGCCTGTGCCCTCAGCCCGGATATGACACCCGAGGGTTTTGCCCTGCCACATAAGCCGACCGAGGCGAAGCAAGGCAACCTGCCCCATCCCGCCAGTGCCGCCGCCAGTTTTGCGTTCAGCCCGCAGGCCGGGGCCTCCACGGATATTCTGGCTGCGTGGCGTAGTGGCGGCACCGACGCTCTGGCCCTGCTGCGCCTGCACCATCTTGGCTATGTGCTGCAAACAGGCGGCCTGCTGCCATTTTTAAGCGCGCGGGAAAATATTGTGCTTCGCTGCAAGAGCCTTGGCACCCTTGCCAAGCGTCAGGAGGCCATCACTACCATTGTTGATCGGCTTGGCATCGGGCACTTGCTGGGGCATTACCCGGCAACGCTCTCCGTAGGTGAACGCCAGCGGGTCGCCATAGCCTCGGCGCTGGCGCACGGGCCATCTGTCGTGCTGGCGGACGAACCCACTGCCGCGCTTGATCCCGGCCATGCGGCCAACGTGCTGCGGCTTTTTGGTGAATTGGCGCGCCAGTTAAGCATCACTGTGGTCATGGTCACGCACAACCTTGAGCAGGCGCGTCAGGCTGGCTTTGTGCTCGCGCCGGTACGCGTGGAGCAGGACAAGGGCGGCACCGCGTCTATTCTCCACTGGACAGGGAGGGCGGCCTGA
- a CDS encoding VWA domain-containing protein has translation MHCMPLFRRCCLVALLVLGLGVCLAGTVSTASAAPLLQQGKKTLFQRVVSHPGAALLAEPKADGAVVRKSVVPFTVMYVYDRKDAYIQVGASTAQPEGWMEAAKATDWNQSLTLLFTPRTGRDPVLFFKTETGLNELCSAPDMEKRLDALEAQAASLRQSNQPAPETMPILASEPADAQGAVSEKRFYLMPILDMKDPFDGVKFLRVASIDPGNGKNKDGKNGPPKTGIALVIDTTISMKPYIDQSLNVVRQIYDKIEKDHMTDNVGFAVVAFRSSTKATPGLEYTTEVVSDFATAKDRKSLEDKLSKVQEAKVSSHDFNEDSLAGVYKAVEGLNWGDYSSRLILLITDAGPLKGGDKFASVAMGPSEVNDFARQKGIWITALHLKSPGGNANHAYAEQSYRALSKLSGNRSNYLVVSAPTPAKGAEQFAAITKTLATGMLDMVKNTAEGKIMTKPKDEKPQTASAEDQAANLAATLGYAMQLEYLGKARENAAPSVVNSWIADMDLNQLAKSRQTPCVDVAVLLTKNQLNDLSAQLKAIIDNAERTKKTDARDFFQGVLSASTRMARDPNMPSQGKNLAELGVLSEFLDGLPYKSDVMLLREEDWYRMSVGEQTAFINRLKSRLARYEEYDRDRANWESFGQANPGDWVYRVPLSMLP, from the coding sequence ATGCACTGCATGCCCCTGTTTCGCCGTTGCTGCCTTGTAGCCCTGCTGGTGCTGGGCCTTGGCGTCTGCCTTGCTGGCACTGTTTCCACCGCTTCTGCCGCGCCCCTGTTGCAGCAGGGCAAAAAAACGCTGTTCCAGCGGGTGGTCAGCCATCCCGGCGCGGCCCTGCTGGCCGAGCCAAAGGCCGATGGCGCCGTGGTGCGCAAAAGCGTGGTGCCCTTTACGGTTATGTACGTCTATGACCGCAAGGACGCGTACATTCAGGTTGGTGCTTCCACCGCGCAGCCCGAGGGCTGGATGGAAGCCGCCAAGGCTACGGACTGGAACCAGTCGCTCACCCTGCTGTTTACGCCGCGCACCGGGCGCGATCCTGTGCTGTTTTTCAAGACGGAAACCGGCCTGAACGAGCTGTGTTCCGCTCCAGACATGGAAAAAAGGCTCGATGCCCTTGAAGCGCAGGCAGCAAGCCTGCGGCAGAGCAACCAGCCCGCGCCGGAAACCATGCCCATCCTTGCCAGCGAACCTGCGGACGCGCAGGGCGCGGTGTCTGAAAAGCGCTTTTATCTCATGCCCATACTGGACATGAAAGACCCCTTTGACGGCGTCAAGTTTCTGCGGGTGGCCTCCATTGACCCCGGCAACGGCAAGAACAAAGACGGCAAGAACGGCCCGCCCAAGACCGGTATTGCCCTTGTCATCGACACCACCATTTCCATGAAGCCCTATATCGACCAGAGCCTGAACGTGGTTCGGCAGATATACGACAAGATTGAAAAAGATCACATGACCGACAACGTGGGCTTTGCCGTTGTGGCCTTTCGCAGCAGCACCAAGGCTACGCCCGGTCTGGAATACACCACCGAGGTTGTGAGCGATTTTGCCACGGCAAAAGACCGCAAAAGCCTTGAAGACAAGCTTTCAAAAGTGCAGGAAGCCAAGGTTTCCAGCCACGACTTCAACGAGGATTCGCTGGCTGGCGTGTACAAGGCCGTGGAAGGCCTGAACTGGGGCGACTATTCCTCGCGCCTTATCCTGCTGATCACCGATGCTGGCCCGCTCAAGGGCGGCGACAAGTTCGCCTCTGTGGCCATGGGCCCGAGCGAAGTCAACGACTTTGCCCGCCAAAAGGGCATCTGGATTACCGCCCTGCATCTCAAAAGCCCCGGCGGCAACGCCAACCACGCCTATGCGGAGCAGAGCTACCGCGCGCTGAGCAAGCTTTCTGGCAACCGCTCCAACTATCTGGTTGTGTCTGCACCCACGCCCGCCAAGGGTGCGGAGCAGTTTGCCGCCATCACCAAGACTCTGGCAACCGGCATGCTCGATATGGTCAAGAACACCGCCGAAGGCAAGATCATGACCAAGCCCAAGGACGAGAAGCCGCAGACGGCTTCAGCGGAGGATCAGGCCGCCAATCTGGCCGCGACCCTCGGCTATGCCATGCAGCTTGAATACCTCGGCAAGGCGCGTGAAAATGCCGCGCCTTCCGTGGTAAATTCATGGATTGCAGATATGGATCTGAACCAGCTTGCCAAGAGCAGGCAGACCCCTTGCGTTGACGTGGCCGTGCTGCTGACCAAGAACCAGCTCAACGACCTGAGCGCCCAGCTCAAAGCCATCATCGACAATGCCGAGCGCACCAAGAAGACTGACGCGCGCGACTTTTTCCAGGGTGTGCTTTCTGCCTCCACCCGTATGGCCCGCGATCCCAACATGCCCTCGCAGGGCAAGAATCTGGCCGAACTTGGCGTGCTTTCCGAATTTCTGGACGGTCTGCCCTACAAGAGCGACGTCATGCTGCTGCGCGAGGAAGACTGGTACCGCATGAGCGTGGGCGAGCAGACGGCCTTTATCAACCGCCTCAAATCCCGGCTTGCCCGCTATGAGGAATATGACCGCGACCGCGCCAACTGGGAAAGCTTCGGTCAGGCCAACCCCGGCGACTGGGTTTACCGTGTGCCGCTGAGCATGCTCCCCTAG
- a CDS encoding sel1 repeat family protein, protein MRASISADTGRGPGNGIIEIFDAGDVSEPGFTLLRASDGKCLGPRGWQESETLLTPDAWDNDGGSLRLAVGPAVVDEVDNLDAYRISLRGVGSCALAVKSLVYSNIAGGHGMGAGAPQTLPPVAPPAPEPEPEPVLESPEPPLAFEEPQAPQQQEAPLEMASKEEGKSGSKAGLLVLLVLAAIAAGVAAWWFLLREPEKAPLPTPPEQTQNANKPQSADQAQPKPADAGQQGTDAAKQPLSPLASAREQLRGQALPDVSLAMAKPLRKADAKPEESDAAFLLLEDAAQKGDAEAMFLVGQFYDPASTLPRGSIPADLTQAKRWYDQALQKGQPQAKAALDTLKEHARALEAKGDAEARSLLQNWQ, encoded by the coding sequence ATGCGCGCCAGCATTTCAGCCGATACCGGGCGCGGCCCCGGCAACGGAATCATCGAGATATTTGACGCAGGCGATGTGAGCGAACCCGGCTTTACACTGCTGCGGGCATCTGACGGCAAATGCCTTGGCCCCCGTGGCTGGCAGGAGAGCGAAACCCTTCTCACCCCCGATGCCTGGGATAATGACGGAGGTAGCCTGCGGCTGGCCGTTGGCCCTGCGGTGGTGGACGAGGTGGACAACCTCGATGCCTACCGTATCAGCCTGCGCGGCGTGGGCAGCTGCGCCCTTGCCGTAAAATCGCTCGTATATTCCAACATCGCGGGCGGGCATGGCATGGGCGCTGGCGCTCCGCAAACTCTCCCGCCTGTCGCGCCGCCCGCTCCCGAACCGGAGCCGGAACCAGTGCTGGAATCGCCGGAGCCGCCTCTGGCTTTTGAGGAGCCGCAAGCGCCCCAGCAGCAGGAAGCCCCACTTGAAATGGCAAGCAAGGAAGAAGGCAAATCCGGCAGCAAGGCCGGGCTTTTGGTCCTGCTGGTGCTTGCAGCCATTGCCGCAGGCGTTGCCGCGTGGTGGTTCCTGCTGCGCGAGCCGGAAAAAGCCCCCCTGCCTACGCCTCCTGAGCAGACGCAGAATGCGAACAAGCCCCAAAGCGCTGATCAGGCCCAGCCCAAGCCCGCAGACGCCGGACAGCAAGGTACGGATGCCGCCAAGCAGCCGCTTTCTCCCCTGGCCTCGGCGCGGGAGCAGTTGCGCGGGCAGGCACTGCCCGACGTGAGCCTTGCCATGGCAAAGCCCTTGCGCAAGGCCGACGCCAAGCCGGAAGAAAGCGACGCCGCATTTTTGCTGCTGGAAGACGCGGCGCAGAAAGGCGACGCCGAAGCCATGTTCCTCGTGGGTCAGTTTTACGACCCCGCAAGCACCCTGCCGCGCGGCAGCATCCCCGCCGACCTCACGCAGGCCAAGCGCTGGTATGATCAGGCCCTGCAAAAGGGCCAGCCTCAGGCCAAGGCGGCACTGGACACGCTGAAGGAACACGCCCGCGCCCTTGAGGCCAAGGGGGATGCCGAGGCGCGCTCCCTGCTGCAAAACTGGCAATAA
- a CDS encoding virulence factor SrfC family protein, producing the protein MDLARHCRELAETSRSAGAWLQDNAELVGNERAALQKDLRHAARFFGKCEQAARRKMCVGVFGPSQSGKSYLISALASDADKVLLADFCGQTFNFIKDINPEGGKESTGLVTRFTTTPPEGVTEAYPIRLRLLSETDVARVLANTYYADCDHKDAPNAEALARELESLQGRAQSAPVPGGMSLDDVEELRDYVNKNFISRPRVQMLQNGYWVRAMELAPRLELEDRARLVGLIWDSVPEFQAVYIQLGAALRQLGNAAEACCAIDALIPRSNSIIDVARLQGLNEPPTDMLTLVGAEGRKADLPRALVTALTAEITIYMREKPDDFFDHTDLLDFPGYRARYKFSDLRAALDSRKDMLKELFLRGKVAYLFERYREEKELTSMLLCIGPSTQEVQDLPQAVYEWICSTHGETPEMRASKAPALFFVLTKMDMEFEKKAGSPSVETRWTTRLESSLVNFFGQVHDWPQNWDGTHPFNNVFLLRNPNFLCEAIFDYADRRETGIRQEQQAFVEEVRQSFMQSPLVQKHVADPERAWQAAMTLNDGGVGLLRQSLRPLCNPELKRQQISGSLAEKCERLRTGLAPFYRTDDREELRRQKEQLSRLLVSQMAKVAEKQLFGEFLRRLQVRDFDLYEICLNARQSPDEGQNAAPAQVVGARVSANDILGDIFGDDAPMQAPAADAADAEAKDSAQVFAGMVMDHWTGRLRDLCNDVEVRGQLGLPAKELDQFCHELVQAAARCKLRENLEAELRRSSAFSNMARERLMWKQVSLAADAINAFVDWWGFDPRFKDQTRRTVVFGGKSVALFNPPQEIRGEPRIGEEESPYDRLWYTDWLRAMAYSVMANVDFDGQQSVNPEQNNRLRELLQAFKG; encoded by the coding sequence ATGGATTTAGCGCGGCACTGCCGCGAACTGGCGGAAACTTCCCGTTCCGCAGGGGCATGGCTTCAGGACAATGCCGAGCTTGTGGGCAACGAGCGCGCGGCCCTGCAAAAGGATCTGCGCCATGCGGCCCGCTTTTTCGGCAAGTGCGAGCAGGCGGCCCGCCGCAAGATGTGCGTGGGTGTGTTTGGCCCCAGCCAATCGGGCAAGTCCTACCTTATCTCGGCCCTTGCCAGCGATGCGGACAAGGTGCTTCTGGCCGATTTTTGCGGTCAGACCTTCAACTTCATCAAGGATATCAACCCAGAGGGCGGCAAGGAATCCACGGGGCTTGTCACGCGCTTTACCACCACGCCGCCCGAGGGCGTTACCGAGGCCTACCCCATCCGCCTGCGTCTGCTTTCGGAAACTGACGTGGCCCGTGTGCTCGCCAATACGTACTATGCGGACTGCGACCACAAGGACGCACCCAATGCCGAGGCTCTCGCCAGGGAGCTGGAGAGCCTGCAAGGCCGCGCCCAGTCTGCGCCCGTGCCCGGCGGCATGAGTTTGGACGATGTGGAAGAGCTGCGCGATTATGTGAATAAAAACTTCATTTCGCGCCCCAGAGTGCAGATGCTCCAGAACGGTTACTGGGTGCGGGCCATGGAACTGGCCCCCCGTCTGGAGCTGGAAGACCGCGCCCGCCTTGTGGGCCTGATCTGGGACAGCGTGCCGGAATTTCAGGCAGTGTATATTCAGCTTGGCGCGGCCTTGCGCCAGCTCGGCAACGCTGCCGAGGCATGCTGCGCCATTGACGCGCTCATACCCCGCAGCAACAGCATTATTGACGTGGCGCGGTTGCAGGGCCTCAACGAACCGCCCACAGACATGCTGACCCTTGTGGGCGCTGAGGGCCGCAAGGCGGACCTGCCGCGCGCCCTGGTGACGGCCCTCACGGCCGAAATCACCATCTACATGCGTGAAAAGCCGGACGATTTCTTTGACCACACCGACCTGCTGGACTTTCCCGGATACCGCGCGCGCTACAAGTTCAGCGATCTGCGCGCTGCGCTGGACAGCCGTAAGGACATGCTCAAGGAACTCTTTTTGCGCGGCAAGGTGGCCTATCTTTTTGAGCGCTACCGCGAAGAAAAAGAGCTCACCAGCATGCTGCTCTGCATCGGACCCAGCACCCAGGAAGTGCAGGATCTGCCGCAGGCCGTGTATGAATGGATATGCTCCACCCACGGCGAAACGCCGGAAATGCGCGCCAGCAAAGCGCCAGCGCTCTTTTTTGTGCTCACCAAGATGGACATGGAGTTTGAAAAAAAGGCCGGATCGCCCTCTGTGGAAACCCGCTGGACAACCCGGCTGGAATCCTCGCTGGTGAACTTTTTCGGCCAGGTGCACGACTGGCCGCAAAACTGGGACGGCACGCACCCCTTCAATAATGTCTTTTTGCTGCGCAATCCCAACTTCTTGTGCGAAGCCATTTTCGATTACGCCGACAGGCGTGAAACCGGCATCCGGCAGGAACAACAGGCCTTTGTGGAAGAAGTGCGTCAGTCCTTTATGCAATCGCCACTGGTGCAGAAGCATGTGGCTGACCCGGAACGGGCCTGGCAGGCTGCCATGACGCTCAACGACGGCGGCGTTGGCCTGCTGCGCCAGAGCCTGCGGCCCCTGTGCAATCCCGAACTCAAGCGGCAGCAGATCAGCGGCAGCCTTGCCGAAAAATGCGAGCGTCTGCGCACCGGGCTTGCGCCCTTCTACCGCACGGACGACAGGGAAGAACTGCGCAGGCAAAAGGAGCAGCTCTCGCGCCTGCTGGTTTCGCAGATGGCCAAGGTTGCGGAAAAGCAGCTCTTCGGCGAATTTTTGCGCCGCCTTCAGGTGCGCGATTTTGACCTCTACGAAATCTGCCTCAACGCCCGCCAAAGCCCGGATGAAGGGCAGAACGCAGCGCCTGCCCAGGTTGTAGGAGCGCGTGTTTCCGCCAACGACATTCTGGGCGACATTTTTGGCGACGACGCCCCAATGCAAGCGCCAGCGGCAGACGCCGCCGATGCGGAAGCAAAGGACAGCGCCCAGGTTTTTGCCGGAATGGTCATGGATCACTGGACAGGGCGGCTGCGCGACCTCTGCAACGATGTGGAAGTCAGGGGCCAGCTTGGCCTGCCCGCCAAGGAACTTGACCAGTTCTGCCATGAGCTTGTGCAGGCCGCAGCGCGCTGCAAGCTGCGCGAAAATCTGGAGGCTGAGCTGCGCCGTTCTTCGGCATTCAGCAACATGGCCCGCGAACGACTCATGTGGAAGCAGGTGAGCCTTGCTGCGGATGCCATCAACGCCTTTGTGGACTGGTGGGGCTTTGACCCACGCTTCAAGGATCAGACGCGGCGTACCGTTGTTTTTGGCGGCAAAAGCGTGGCACTGTTTAATCCGCCGCAGGAAATCAGGGGCGAACCCCGCATCGGCGAGGAAGAATCGCCCTATGACCGCCTGTGGTATACCGACTGGCTGCGCGCCATGGCATACAGCGTTATGGCCAATGTGGATTTTGACGGTCAGCAGAGCGTCAACCCTGAACAGAACAACCGCCTGCGCGAACTTTTGCAGGCCTTCAAAGGATAA
- a CDS encoding virulence factor SrfB, producing MDVIPRYLSPVSIIPGGCPQFLDFSMPEDAVKRLRRYFREEKKKESDEQTRYTHYLRCLTETENGFIDQLSGLPCDEDYSIEARRALDAWEGHWLPIPFLRTLDQPWPDGGKRFECGPSNWARARVMRSERHPGQLRVVLMFDTNVEDRPAQGEQYHALSPQDVTAHGHFMLAHLVRDNSWFLNAAWVDEWLHGLYDAWKQSQHRGRGAWHDGYPYVLEHLASYLTWLDVVRLALNDLAAQVINPDRDTPVDVDLVLDIGNSRTTGILVETLPQRITNLNDSYLLELRDLSQPEHIYSDPFETRVEFVDAAFGNDALSRRSGRQTPAFAWPSAVRIGPEAARLATQAVCAEGTTGMSSPKRYLWDERPWQQSWRYNTGGKSEPMVSRGLFPRQLNPQGTPLSCFDDPMFKKSPALQKQQPEPIFESLFTRSSLMLFMLGEILTQALVTINSPATRARRELPNLPRRLRRLIFTVPTAMPVAEKRIFRRWVTWAVRVVWDALGWSQWYAPRLQTRSLTGDYRQSPQVRCDWDEASCSQLVLLYNELAVKQHGDAHHLFRLMGKPREACGNHPCIRMASIDIGGGTTDLSITTFELASGEGDTARIKPHTEFRDGFNIAGDEVLREVVANHVIPAIGQALAREGLAEPRSLLGQLFGRDSIGMSQEDRNTRVRLVRQIAVPVALGLLATCENPDLRGSVFNCTLGDFFEPDPVGSEETADAADTAADAAPSAAKPAADSPRFSPAALAPRPQPATLRDVKAMVRRSASFIQNFNILDVPISVNQAAVEETIRSTLGSTLSALCEVVHMYDCDVLLLTGRPSSWNGVIATVLAKLPVPPDRIIPMRRYHAGSWYPFADAQGRITDPKTTVVVGAILCALADGHLEGFSFDSGALKLTSTARYIGEMDINSQLKSPKVWFTVDVDSKDGTDKTRAVAFSGPLSIGYRQLDAERWPTTRYHLLTFATEEARSRASGRLPYRVEVSLSVADALDEEDIRSETDKDRRSEGEFRIDSIVDCQERSVDRRDLEIRLQTLKLDEGYWLDTGIVTDAG from the coding sequence ATGGATGTCATACCCCGTTACCTTTCGCCGGTCAGCATTATTCCCGGCGGCTGCCCGCAGTTTCTTGATTTCTCCATGCCCGAAGATGCCGTCAAACGACTGCGGCGGTATTTTCGCGAAGAAAAAAAGAAAGAATCCGACGAGCAGACGCGCTACACCCACTATTTGCGCTGCCTGACAGAAACGGAAAACGGCTTTATCGACCAGTTGAGCGGGCTGCCCTGCGATGAGGACTACAGCATCGAAGCCCGGCGCGCGCTGGATGCCTGGGAAGGGCACTGGCTGCCCATTCCCTTTTTGCGCACGCTCGACCAGCCCTGGCCGGACGGCGGCAAGCGCTTTGAATGTGGCCCCTCCAACTGGGCGCGGGCGCGGGTCATGCGGTCAGAGAGGCACCCCGGCCAGCTCCGCGTGGTGCTCATGTTTGACACAAATGTGGAAGACCGCCCCGCTCAGGGCGAGCAGTACCATGCGCTTTCTCCGCAGGATGTGACGGCCCACGGGCATTTTATGCTGGCTCACCTTGTGCGCGACAATTCGTGGTTTCTCAACGCGGCCTGGGTGGATGAATGGCTCCACGGCCTCTACGATGCGTGGAAGCAGTCGCAACACCGGGGGCGTGGCGCATGGCACGATGGTTACCCCTACGTGCTGGAGCATCTGGCCTCCTACCTCACATGGCTTGACGTTGTGCGCCTTGCGCTCAACGATCTGGCGGCTCAGGTCATCAATCCCGACCGCGACACCCCTGTGGATGTTGATCTGGTGCTGGATATCGGCAATTCACGCACCACGGGCATCTTGGTGGAAACCCTGCCCCAGCGCATCACCAACCTCAACGACAGCTACCTGCTTGAACTGCGCGACCTGAGCCAGCCGGAACACATCTATTCCGACCCCTTTGAAACGCGTGTGGAATTTGTGGATGCGGCCTTTGGCAACGATGCGCTTTCGCGCCGCTCGGGCCGCCAGACTCCGGCCTTTGCCTGGCCTTCTGCCGTGCGCATCGGGCCGGAAGCCGCCCGCCTTGCCACGCAGGCCGTGTGCGCCGAGGGCACGACAGGCATGTCCAGCCCCAAGCGTTACCTCTGGGACGAGCGCCCCTGGCAGCAGAGCTGGCGCTACAACACTGGCGGCAAGTCTGAACCCATGGTCAGCCGGGGGCTGTTTCCGCGCCAGTTGAACCCGCAGGGCACGCCGCTTTCGTGCTTTGACGACCCCATGTTCAAAAAGAGCCCTGCCCTGCAAAAACAGCAGCCTGAGCCGATTTTTGAATCGCTGTTTACGCGCTCGTCGCTCATGCTCTTCATGCTGGGCGAAATTCTGACCCAAGCCCTTGTGACCATCAATTCGCCAGCCACGCGCGCACGCCGTGAACTGCCCAACCTGCCCCGCAGGCTCAGAAGGCTCATCTTTACGGTGCCTACGGCCATGCCCGTTGCGGAGAAGCGCATTTTTCGCCGCTGGGTCACGTGGGCCGTGCGCGTGGTGTGGGACGCTCTTGGCTGGAGCCAGTGGTATGCGCCCCGCCTGCAAACCCGTAGCCTCACGGGCGATTACCGCCAAAGCCCGCAGGTGCGCTGCGACTGGGACGAAGCCAGTTGCTCGCAGCTTGTGCTGCTCTACAACGAGCTTGCCGTCAAACAGCACGGCGACGCGCACCATCTGTTCCGCCTCATGGGCAAACCGCGCGAGGCCTGCGGCAACCATCCGTGCATCCGCATGGCTTCCATTGATATTGGCGGCGGCACAACCGACCTTTCCATCACCACTTTTGAGCTTGCCAGCGGCGAGGGCGACACCGCGCGCATCAAGCCGCATACGGAATTCAGGGACGGCTTTAATATCGCGGGCGATGAAGTGCTGCGCGAGGTGGTGGCCAACCATGTGATCCCGGCCATTGGTCAGGCGCTGGCGCGCGAAGGGCTTGCAGAGCCGAGGTCGCTTTTGGGGCAGCTTTTTGGGCGCGATTCCATCGGCATGTCGCAGGAAGACCGCAATACCCGTGTGCGGCTGGTGCGACAGATTGCCGTGCCCGTTGCCCTCGGGCTGCTGGCAACCTGCGAAAATCCCGATCTGCGCGGTAGTGTCTTTAACTGTACGCTGGGCGACTTTTTTGAGCCTGACCCTGTGGGCAGTGAAGAAACGGCTGATGCTGCAGATACGGCGGCGGACGCCGCACCATCTGCGGCAAAGCCCGCAGCGGATTCGCCCCGCTTCAGCCCGGCAGCACTGGCCCCACGCCCCCAGCCTGCAACCCTTCGGGATGTTAAGGCAATGGTGCGGCGTTCCGCATCCTTCATCCAGAACTTTAACATCCTTGATGTGCCCATCAGCGTCAATCAGGCCGCAGTGGAAGAAACCATCCGCAGCACGCTTGGTTCGACGCTTTCCGCCCTGTGCGAAGTGGTGCACATGTACGATTGCGATGTGCTGCTGCTCACCGGGCGGCCCAGTTCGTGGAACGGCGTTATCGCCACAGTGCTTGCCAAGCTGCCCGTGCCGCCAGACAGGATCATTCCCATGCGGCGCTATCACGCAGGCTCGTGGTATCCCTTTGCCGATGCGCAGGGCCGCATCACCGACCCCAAAACCACGGTTGTGGTGGGGGCCATCCTCTGTGCGCTGGCCGATGGGCATCTGGAAGGCTTTTCCTTTGATTCCGGCGCGCTCAAGCTTACGTCCACCGCGCGCTATATCGGCGAGATGGACATAAACAGCCAGCTCAAGAGCCCCAAGGTCTGGTTTACCGTGGATGTGGACAGCAAGGACGGTACGGACAAAACCCGGGCCGTGGCCTTCAGCGGGCCGCTTTCCATCGGCTACAGACAGCTGGATGCCGAACGCTGGCCCACCACCCGCTACCATCTGCTGACCTTTGCCACGGAGGAAGCCCGCTCCCGTGCTTCGGGCCGACTGCCCTACCGGGTTGAGGTCAGCCTGAGCGTTGCCGATGCCCTGGATGAGGAAGATATCCGCAGCGAGACGGACAAGGATCGCCGCAGCGAGGGCGAGTTCCGCATTGATTCCATCGTGGATTGCCAGGAGCGCAGCGTTGACCGCCGCGATCTTGAAATCCGCCTGCAAACCCTGAAACTGGACGAAGGCTACTGGCTGGATACGGGCATTGTCACCGACGCCGGATAA